In Spodoptera frugiperda isolate SF20-4 chromosome 28, AGI-APGP_CSIRO_Sfru_2.0, whole genome shotgun sequence, one genomic interval encodes:
- the LOC118265306 gene encoding modifier of mdg4, whose amino-acid sequence MSQTERLSLSWDSHQKSICSGLSVLQQRGEYVDMTLAADGHYVKVHQMVVSLVSPYLKDLISTAPCPHPLKLINNINFQNISYTTLCAILEYVYTGEVQVPRDKLADLLSAGKALHIRGLREMDEKNPEEESRPLVSSPTNPSLSEKLKAFKIKRETKEQNLTPPPEPICKIYLSESDNNHDETMETENESTTDIMATDVSTPKKSKKSKKDDTPLPITPEATKNVLLSKEVQYSVSNQGGLQAIYNRYIYNLRYISKTNGRRFWRCVQYSSHSNCPANISTLDNNTVVDRTFTHNHPFEDRKILKKFSSGIMFAQFKEAETQSTAVKKRELKTLGSVITDKEPQ is encoded by the exons ATGTCACAAACGGAACGGTTGTCCTTGTCCTGGGACTCCCATCAGAAAAGTATTTGTAGTGGACTAAGCGTACTGCAGCag CGTGGGGAGTATGTGGACATGACACTGGCTGCAGACGGCCACTACGTGAAGGTCCATCAGATGGTTGTGTCGCTAGTGAGCCCGTACCTCAAGGATCTTATATCAACAGCCCCATGCCCACATCCT ctaaaacttattaataatattaactttcaGAATATATCATACACTACACTATGTGCTATATTAGAGTATGTCTACACGGGGGAAGTACAAGTACCTCGAGATAAACTGGCTGATCTACTCAGTGCTGGTAAAGCATTACATATTAGAGGACTAAGGGAAATG GATGAGAAAAACCCTGAAGAAGAGAGTAGACCACTTGTGAGTAGCCCCACTAATCCAAGTTTATCAGAAAAATtgaaagcttttaaaataaagagagaAACAAAGGAACAGAACCTAACACCACCACCAGAACCTATATGCAA AATATACCTCAGTGAAAGCGACAATAACCACGATGAAACAATGGAAACCGAGAATGAGTCCACTACAGACATAATGGCGACAGATGTCAGTACACCAAAGAAAAGCAAAAAGTCTAAAAAAGATGATACACCACTACCTATTACGCCTGAAGCAACAAAGAATGTGTTGT tGAGTAAAGAAGTACAATACTCAGTATCAAACCAGGGCGGACTGCAGGCTATATACAACCGGTACATTTACAACCTGCGGTACATTAGCAAGACGAATGGCCGGCGATTCTGGCGCTGTGTGCAATATTCGTCCCATAGCAATTGTCCAGCCAACATCAGTACTCTAGACAACAATACTGTTGTAGACAG AACATTCACTCATAATCACCCGTTCGAGGACAGGAAGATACTAAAAAAGTTCAGTAGCGGTATTATGTTCGCGCAGTTTAAAGAGGCTGAGACCCAATCAACTGCAGTAAAGAAGAGAGAATTAAAGACGCTTGGTTCTGTAATAACTGATAAAGAGCctcaataa
- the LOC118265221 gene encoding transcription initiation factor IIE subunit beta translates to MDPALLREREAFKKKALATPSIEKKKRDDSSIKDDSKKKSKSSSSTSSVSSGPKLDATNYKTMSGTSAYRFGVLARIVRHMRARHQEGDDHPLTLDEVLDETNQLDVGSKVKQWLQTEALQNNPKIECSPDGKYIFKPVYKIKDKKSLLKLLKQHDLKGLGGILLEDVQESLPHCERALKSLAQEILYITRPTDKKKILFYNDKTATLDVDEEFVKLWRATAVDAMDDAKIEEYLEKQGIKSMQDHGPRKPVVPKRKKTAQKRRQYKKPRDNEHLADVLETYEDNTLTQKGVSIK, encoded by the exons ATGGATCCTGCACTGCTTCGGGAACGTGAAGCGTTTAAAAAGAAAGCACTCGCTACACCGAG tatagaaaagaaaaaacgAGATGACTCTTCTATCAAAGATGACAGCAAGAAGAaatcaaaatcatcatcatcaacgaGCTCGGTCAGCTCTGGGCCGAAGCTTGATGCTACAAA ctACAAAACTATGTCAGGGACATCAGCATATAGGTTTGGTGTCCTGGCTCGTATCGTCAGACACATGAGAGCACGCCATCAGGAGGGAGATGATCATCCTTTAACTCTTGACGAAGTACTTGATGAAACAAACCAACTGGATGTTGGGAGTAAAGTGAAACAG tggcTACAAACAGAAGCTTTGCAAAATAATCCCAAAATAGAATGCTCGCCTGatggaaaatatatatttaagcCTGTCTATAAGATTAAGGACAAGAAATCATTACTAAA GTTACTAAAGCAACATGATCTCAAAGGACTTGGTGGTATACTGTTGGAAGATGTACAAGAGTCCTTGCCTCATTGTGAGAGGGCATTAAAAAGTTTAGCTCAAGAAATTTTGTACATAACTCGACCTACTgataagaagaaaatattgttttataatgacAAAACTGCAACACTTGAT GTTGATGAAGAATTTGTTAAGTTATGGCGCGCAACTGCAGTAGATGCAATGGATGACGCGAAGATTGAAGAGTATTTAGAAAAACAAGGCATCAAATCTATGCAAGATCATGGTCCTAGAAAGCCAGTGGTGCCAAAACGAAAGAAAACTGCACAAAAACGGAGGCAGTACAAGAAACCAAGAGACAACGAACATTTGGCTGATGTTCTGGAAACTTATGAAGATAATACTTTGACACAAAAAGGagtttctattaaataa